The following proteins are co-located in the Salvelinus fontinalis isolate EN_2023a chromosome 41, ASM2944872v1, whole genome shotgun sequence genome:
- the LOC129840398 gene encoding protein sprouty homolog 2-like: METSTQNGSGGGGGSAGLLRALRDSGRLHRPQHAQEGQPDPGVNPGQQAPVLSLDQIRITGSSNEYTEGPTVGPIVVPRPPGSLPTQQKNDLVVPLGLETNEQLEPQDPRPNQRNLLPQLQQLPQPTHSTVPPRDALSLSSSTEGSRNSPRTSTGSTSSVQRLLGSPEVSEQIIRTQPKSVELKQEELKPLTSTAGGAVVVMVPGGGAPAAREGLLGKHAYRCEDCGRCKCQECMCPRALPACWMCGRRCMCSAQNAVDYGTCACCIKGLFYHCSSDDEDTCADKPFSCSQSHCCVRWSAMGLLSLFLPCLLCYLPAKGCLAACQSCYDRVKRPGCRCKNTNVVHCKSVDCKPT, encoded by the coding sequence ATGGAGACCAGTACTCAAAATGGCAGTGGTGGTGGCGGAGGGTCGGCCGGCTTGCTGCGTGCTCTGCGTGACAGCGGGAGGCTACACCGGCCTCAGCATGCCCAGGAAGGGCAGCCCGATCCTGGGGTAAACCCCGGCCAGCAGGCCCCTGTGCTCTCGCTGGACCAGATCAGAATCACCGGGAGCAGTAATGAGTACACAGAAGGACCAACGGTGGGACCCATTGTGGTCCCTAGGCCCCCTGGCTCGTTGCCCACCCAGCAGAAGAACGACCTGGTGGTGCCACTGGGCCTGGAGACCAACGAGCAACTGGAGCCCCAGGACCCCAGACCCAACCAGAGGAACTTACTCCCCCAACTTCAACAACTTCCTCAGCCCACACACTCCACAGTTCCCCCTAGGGATGCCCTATCTCTTTCTTCTAGCACAGAGGGCTCCAGAAACAGCCCGAGGACCAGTACAGGCAGCACGTCCTCCGTGCAGAGGCTCCTGGGTAGCCCGGAGGTTAGCGAACAGATAATCAGGACCCAGCCCAAAAGTGTGGAGCTTAAACAGGAGGAATTGAAGCCCCTGACGAGTACGGCCGGAGGGGCGGTGGTGGTCATGGTGCCCGGTGGCGGTGCCCCCGCCGCTAGGGAGGGGCTGCTGGGTAAACACGCCTACCGCTGTGAGGACTGTGGTCGGTGCAAGTGCCAGGAGTGCATGTGCCCGCGcgccctgcctgcctgctggaTGTGCGGCCGACGGTGCATGTGCTCGGCGCAGAACGCGGTGGACTACGGGACTTGCGCGTGCTGCATCAAGGGCCTGTTCTATCACTGCTCCAGTGACGACGAGGATACATGCGCCGACAAGCCCTTCTCCTGCAGCCAGTCGCACTGCTGCGTGCGCTGGTCGGCTATGGGTCTCCTTTCCCTGTTCCTACCCTGTCTCCTGTGCTACCTCCCAGCTAAAGGGTGTCTCGCCGCATGCCAGAGCTGCTATGACCGCGTCAAGCGACCGGGGTGCCGGTGTAAGAACACTAACGTTGTCCACTGTAAGAGCGTTGACTGTAAGCCAACGTAA